The following proteins are encoded in a genomic region of Asterias amurensis chromosome 5, ASM3211899v1:
- the LOC139937581 gene encoding transcription initiation factor IIA subunit 2-like produces the protein MSYQVYRNTSLGNSLQESLDELIQTQQISPHLALNVLLKFDRSINDALSNRLRNKVNFKGRLNTYRFCDNVWTFVLNDVDFKNGDSIAVDKIKIVAVDGKNSNLPAD, from the exons ATGAGCTATCAGGTTTACAGAAATACTTCGCTGGGAAACAGCTTACAAGAAAGTTTAGACGAATTGATTCAG aCCCAGCAGATCTCACCTCATCTTGCCCTAAACGTTCTGCTCAAGTTTGATCGTTCTATAAACGATGCGTTGTCAAATAGACTACGGAATAAAGTGAATTTCAAG GGACGCCTGAACACCTACCGTTTCTGTGACAATGTTTGGACGTTTGTACTCAACGATGTGGACTTCAAAAATGGTGATTCGATCGCCGTCGACAAAATCAAGATTGTTGCCGTAGACGGAAAGAATTCCAATCTGCCAGCGGATTAA
- the LOC139937579 gene encoding uncharacterized protein isoform X1: MLAKLKYLKEEEKALKDIKNMITEQATRLKHEELYLKSLMRDSSQGFQDQSSFLQSHKAILEQTALVDDDSVNKVPLEDLQSQSSSQQQHLMKEPVHAEEEEEDEEEEESEEESGDCDMEEDGINTELMTLMQQMQKGHHYDDDF, from the exons ATGTTAGCAAAACTGAAATATCTGAAAGAAGAAGAGAAAGCTTTGAAAGATATAAAAAACATGATCACCGAGCAAGCTACTCGATTAAAG CATGAAGAGCTTTATTTGAAGAGTCTGATGAGAGATTCGTCTCAAGGTTTCCAGGATCAGTCATCTTTTTTGCAAAGTCATAAAGCTATTTTAGAG CAGACAGCACTAGTGGATGACGACTCAGTGAACAAAGTACCACTAGAGGACCTCCAATCGCAGTCATCGTCCCAACAACAACATCTTATGAAGGAGCCGGTTCATGCtgaggaggaagaagaagatgaagaagaagaagagtcGGAGGAGGAGAGTGGAGATTGCGACATGGAGGAGGATGGGATCAACACAGAGCTGATGACACTGATGCAGCAGATGCAAAAAGGCCATCACTACGACGATGACTTTTGA
- the LOC139937579 gene encoding uncharacterized protein isoform X2, with translation MLAKLKYLKEEEKALKDIKNMITEQATRLKHEELYLKSLMRDSSQGFQDQSSFLQSHKAILETALVDDDSVNKVPLEDLQSQSSSQQQHLMKEPVHAEEEEEDEEEEESEEESGDCDMEEDGINTELMTLMQQMQKGHHYDDDF, from the exons ATGTTAGCAAAACTGAAATATCTGAAAGAAGAAGAGAAAGCTTTGAAAGATATAAAAAACATGATCACCGAGCAAGCTACTCGATTAAAG CATGAAGAGCTTTATTTGAAGAGTCTGATGAGAGATTCGTCTCAAGGTTTCCAGGATCAGTCATCTTTTTTGCAAAGTCATAAAGCTATTTTAGAG ACAGCACTAGTGGATGACGACTCAGTGAACAAAGTACCACTAGAGGACCTCCAATCGCAGTCATCGTCCCAACAACAACATCTTATGAAGGAGCCGGTTCATGCtgaggaggaagaagaagatgaagaagaagaagagtcGGAGGAGGAGAGTGGAGATTGCGACATGGAGGAGGATGGGATCAACACAGAGCTGATGACACTGATGCAGCAGATGCAAAAAGGCCATCACTACGACGATGACTTTTGA